The genomic window TCGTCCCTTCGGGACATGTACTCGAGGTAACGCTGCTCGGGCACCGTGAAGTAGACCCGCATCGTGCTATTGTCGGACAGGGTGGTCAGCGCCTCGCCCGCCAGGACGACGCTGCCCTCCTGCCGGGAGAGCTGCCCGACCAGGCCGTCGAACGGGGCCTTGATCAGCGCGAACCTGTCCCCGCCCGGGGCGCCGGGGGCGGGCTCGATCCGGAACAGCACGTCGCCCTCCTTCACCGCCTGGCCCTCCTTGACCGGCGCCGACAGGACATGCCCCTTGATAAGTGTTCGGATGTCGACTCGTTTCCGGGAGCGGACCTCGCCGACGTAACGCTCGGTGACCGTCACGTCCTCCGCCCGGACCGTGGCGACCGTCACCCCGGGCGCCAGCAGGGCCGGCAGGGCCGCCTGGGCCCCGAGGCGACGTCCGGCGCCCTCCAGCCCGGCCGCGACGAGGATCCCCGCGATCAAGACCATCCCGACGCCCAGGGGCCACGTTCTGCTCGGCACGGTCGGACCCTCCTTCGACGGGATCGACGGGGCCGGGGCGCGGGCACGCGCCCGGTGGCGTCGATCGCGCTGCGGTATGGAAATCACGCCTTCATGATCATCCAGAACCCGAGGGATGCGATATAAGGAAAATGTCCCGATCCGAAGAGGTGGGGCTTGACGGAGCACCGGGCGGGGCTCCGGGGGCGGCGGGCGGCCCCCTCCGGCCTCGATTTCCGCGCGCGGGGTTGGCGGCCGCGTGGGCCGGCCGCGATACTGGCCGCACGGCAACGCCCGACGTCGGCGACGGCCGCCCGACGGCCGCGGCCGGCGACGCATCCGCGAACGAGGAGTCATCGAGATGAAGACCGCCGCATCCCCGGTCCCCCGCCGCCTCATGCTCGCCGCGGCGGCCCTCATCGCGTCCCTGCCCTCAGCCCGGTCCCGGGCCGCCGAGCTCCGCGTCGGCGCGGCGGCGGTGAGCATCACGCCCGACCGGACGGTCGCGCTCTCGGGCCAGATGAACACGCGCATCTCGAAGGGCGTCCGGAGCCCGGTGACGGCGACCGCGCTGGCCCTGGAGTCGAGGGAGGGCGACCGGGCGATCGACCACGCCATCCTCGTCGCGTGCGACCTCGTGGGGATCGACCGGCCCGTCCTCGAGCGTGCCCGCGCGATGCTCGAGGGCCGGCTGCCCGGGTTCGACGTCCGGAAGCTCGTGGTCAGCGCGACGCACACGCACACGGCGCCGGCCTACGAGGAGGGGAGGTACCTGATCCCGAAGGAGGGGGTCATGCAGCCGTCGGAATACGCCGAATTCCTCGCCGGGCGGATCGCCGAGGCATCGGAGGCCGCCTGGAAGTCGCGCCGGGCCGGCCGCGTGGGCTGGGGCCTCGGGCACGCGGTCGTCGCCCAGAACCGCCGAGCGGTCTATGCCGACGGCAAGACGATCATGTACGGCGCGACGGACAGGGAGGACTTCCGCGGCATCGAGGGCCCGGAGGACCAGGGCGTCGAGGTGCTCTTCTTCTGGGACGCCGGCGGCCGCCTCATCGCCACGGCGGTCAACGTCGCCTGCCCCTCGCAGGAAGTCGAGGGCGAGTCGACGATCGACGCCGACTTCTGGCACGAGATCCGCCAGGCGCTGAAGGCCGCGCACGGGGCGGACCTCCAGGTCCTCGGCTGGACCGGGGCGGCCGGCGACCAGTCGCCCCACCTGATGTATCGCAAGGCGGCCGAGGAGCGGATGCGCCGGCTCCGCAAGCTCGGCCGGCTCGAGGAGCTGGCGCGGCGGGTCGTGGCGGCGTGGGAGGAGGCCTACGAGGGTGCCCGCCAGGAGCCGCACGACGACGTCGCCCTGGCCCATCGGGTCGAGGCCGTCGAGCTTCCGCCCCGCGTCGTGACCGAGGACGAGGCCGCCGGCGCCCGGAAGGAGGTCGAGGCGCACTCGCCCTTCCCCGAGCGGCGATGGATCGTCGCCTGGCACCGGGACGTCCTCGATCGCCACGACCGCCAGAAGGCCGGGAGGTCCGAGCCGTACCGGATGGAGCTGCACGCGATCCGGCTGGGCGACGTGGCGATCGCGACCAACCCGTTCGAGCTGTTCACGCAGTATGGCATCCAGATCAAGGCCCGGAGCCGGGCCCTTCAGACCTTCGTCATCCAGCTCACCGGGCCCGGCACCTACCTGCCGACGGCCGCGGCGGTCCGCGGCGGCGGCTACAGCGCGGTCGTCGCCAGCAGCGTCGTCGGGCCGGAGGGGGGCCAGGTGCTGGTGGACCGGACCGTCGGGCTGATCAACTCGCTCTGGCCGGAGAAGTAGGCGGCCCGACGGCCATGCCCCCGCGACTCGGGTTCCGGCCGACGCGATCCCGTTGCATCGCCCCCGGCCCTGCCTCCGCCACCCGGAGGGCCGGCGTGACTCCTGGGGTCTCCTTCCCCCGTCCCGCGCACGCTCCAGCCGGATGAACCAGGCTCCTCACGGCCGCCGGCCGGCCCGCTCCGCCGCCCGGACGATGTCCCTCGCCATCTTCTGGAACACCAGCCAATGCGCCGGATACGAGGAGGCGTAGTAGAGGCGTCCCCAGAACGGCGTCGGCTGGAAGTACACGGTGAGGGTCAACTCCGACCCCTCACCCCTGGGGCTCACCAGGATCTCCATCCACGCGATCCCGGGGTTCTTCATCTCGGCCCGCAGCAGCAGGCGGGACCCGGGCTCGACGGCCTGGACGCGCCAGAAGTCGATCGCGTCGCCGGGAAGCAGATCGACCGGGTCCGACCGTCCCCTCCTCATGCCGACGCCGCCCATCAGGCGGTCGATCGCGCCGCGGAATTGCCAGAGCCCGTCGGTGCCGTGCCAGCCGACCTCGCCGCCGAGGCGCCGCACGCAGTCGAAGACCACGCCCGGCGGTGCCGATGAGGGGAGCCTGTGCACATCCTTGAGCGGCAACGCCAGGGGCTCGAAGGGGCCCGGCCGCGGCCCGGCCCGTCGCGACGCGGAGTCATGTTTACTGGTCAATGTGTCGGGCCTCCGCGGTCCGTCCGGTGCGTCGACTACGCCTCAGTTCCTCGCGCCGCGATCTGTCTCACCATGGCAGGAGGACTCGCCCGCGGCCCCGGGCGTCCCCCGATCATGGCGGCGGCCGGGCCGGCGAGAGTCACGGAGGGGCGGGCCATTCGGGCCATCGACGCGTGCCGTCCCTCCGGGCGGCAGCTCCATTCTTCGCCGCGCACCGGAGGCCGTCCAGCGACGCAGCCCGACCGGGGCGCCTCCGGGTCCAGACTGCGCGACGACGATGGTCGGGGCCCGGACGGCTCGGTGCCGGGCCCGTCCGCTCGGCGATCGGTGCCCTCGCCCGGCGGCCCGTCCGCTCTGCTATCATCCGGGGCGGGCCGCCCGGGCCTCTCCCGGCGGCCGGGTCACCAAGGAGCCGACGATGAATCGAACGATCTGCCTGGCCGTGCTCGCGATCGCGTGCGCCTCGGCGGCGGACGCCCAGACGCCCGGGGCCGCCGAGATCCCGCTGTACCCGGGGGTGGCGCCGGGCTCGGAGAAGTGGGACTGGGAGGAGAAGGCCGTCACCACCCCGAACGGCAGGCCGATCGCGACCGACGTGGTCCGGCCCGTGCTGCTCCACTACCCGGCCGAGAAGGGCAAGGCCGCCGGCACGGCCATGATCGTCGCGCCGGGGGGCGGGTTCCGGGCATTGATGATGAGCTACGAGGGGGCGGACGTCGCCCGGCGGCTCAACGCCATGGGCGTGGACGCCTTCGTCCTGAAATACCGGCTCTCGCACAACGCCCCGGGCGCCCCGTCCCGGGATGAGGTCGTCAAGCTGGCGGGCGAGGACGGCCGGCAGGCCGTGCGGCTCGTGCGGGCGAAGGCCGCCGAGCTCGGGTATCGCCGCGTCGGCATGATCGGGTTCTCGGCCGGCGGCATGGTCACCTGCGATGCGCTCTTCGGGCCGGCCGAGACGCGGCCGGACTTCGCGGCGATCATCTACGGCGCCCGCGAGGCCAGGGACATCCCGAGCCCCGCCCCGCCGCTGTTCCTGGCCGTGGCCGCGGACGACGCCGGCTCGGCCGGCCGGACAGTCGACCTGTTCACCGCCTACCGCAAGGCGAAGGGCCCGGCCGAGCTGCACGTCTTCCAGATGGGCGCGCACGGCTTCGCGAACAAGGGGGGAGGCGCCGACCACTTCATGGACCGCCTTGAGGAGTGGCTCCGGGTCAACGAGCTGCTGCCCAAGGGCTGAGGCCGGGACCGCCCCCCCGGGGCGGGGCCGCTCCCGCCGGCATCGAGGAGGAGCGGCCGTCCTCAACCGCCTGGCGCCCCGAGGACGCAGGACGGCTGGGCGGCGCATCGCCACCGACCCTCGTAGAAGCCGGCTCCGTCCGACCACCGGGCGAGCCCCGGCCGGCACGGGCGCGGAGCCTGCGCGTGATCGGGCGGGCCGCGATCGGGGCCAGCCGCCTCCTGGGGCCGCGATCGGGGCCACCCGCCTCCTGTGTTCCGAGAGCGGGATGACCTCAATGGCCCCGGGCGCGGCCGTTACGCGACCTCGACGTCCCAGCACATCAGATCCAATCCTTCCACGTCGCGAGCGCCCATGCCCTCGTAGAAGCGTCGTGCGAGCGTATTGCGCCTGTCGACGGTCCACACGATCTGCCCGGCCCCGCCGGCCCGCGCCACCTTGCGGGCCTCCTCCATGAGGGAGGCCCCGATCCCCATCCCGCGTGCCGTTGCCGTCACATAGAGGTCGACCACGAAGAGCAGCCGGCATGCGGCGTCCGTATCGTAGCCGGGGTGGTGGAGCAGGAATCCCACCACGTCGCCCCGTCGCTCGGCGACGAGTCCGCGAAATGCCGGGTCGGGGCCGAACCCGTCCCGCTCCAGCGCCTCGGCGTCGAGGCGCAGCTCGGATGCGTCGCCGAGCTCGCCCATGAATCGGGAGAACTCCTCGATGAGCGCGGCCATCGCCGGCACATCGCCACGACACGCTTCGCGAATCTGCCAATCGGCCAAGGCCGGAGTCTCCATCGAGGGCGCGAATCGGCCGAACGACCGGGCTCGACGGCCCCGCATCGTCCGGGCGACCATCCATCGTAGCGAGAGCCACGCCGGGGTCGAGGCGTGAGCGGTCGCGGGGAGTCGCCCCGATGCGGGGGCGGTTCCCTCTTCCTGGGCGGGTCATCGGTCCTCCCGGGTATCGATGCGATCGGATGCAGCGCCCACGGGTGTCGCGCCCGATCGTCCCGCGACGGTCGCCGCCGACGCGGGGCCGCGCCGCGTTGACAGGCCGCGGCAATTGCCTAGAATCGGCGGCTCTCCGGCGACGCCCTTCGTGCACGTCGATTCAAGCAAGGGGATGATCGTCGCCGATCGAGACGATATCGCGGATTCTCGGGCCTGCGCGGCGAGGGCGCCGGAAGTCCCGGAGGAGGTCACCCTGCGCGGCTGGACCGGAAGAATGGCGGCCCCGTTCCTGGCGGGGGCACTGGGGATTCTCCTCGCGGGCGTCGGCGTCGAGGTGCGCGCGCAGGAGCCCGCGCCGGCACCCCCCGCGCCGACGCCCTCGCCCGACGGGGCGTCGCGGGAGGCCCAGCTCGAGGACGAGGTCCGCCAGCTCAAGGACATGGTCCGGCAGCTCTCGACGCGGGTCGAGGAGCTCTCGCAGTCGATCCCCGCCCGGCCGGACGGGGCGGCAACGGGCTCGGGGGCCGAGGCTGGGCCGGGGGCGGCGTCGGGCAGGGCCGGCGCGGGGGCGGGGGCGAACGCCGGCGCCGGGAGGTCCCCCTCGGCGGGGCCGTCGTCTCAGCCGGACATCTCGGCCTCCACGGGCGGCTCGGCGGCGCCTCGCAGCGTGCTCGATCCCAGGCGGACGTCGCGATTCAACATGCCCGGCATGGCGCTCGACCTGCCGGCGAAGGTCAAGTTCGGGCCCGGATTCGAGATCCAGACCGAGGACACCGAGTATCAGCTCCAGTTCCACAACCTCACGCAGATGGACGGCCGCTTCTACACCCAGGCCGAGCAGACGCCCGTGCACAGCACGTTCCTGCTCCCCCGCGAGTGGTACATCTTCTCCGGCCGGCTGGGCAAGCCGTTCGAGTACTACGTGGCGATCGCCCAGGGCATCGACAACGTCAACCTGCTCGACTCCTACCTGAACGTGAACTTCGACCCGCGGATGAACGTCAAGATCGGCCGCTACAAGACGCCGTTCACGTACGAGTTCTACGGGCTGGGCATCAACGCCATGCCCACCCCGGAGCGGTCCCTCTTCTACAACAACTTCGGCCTGAATCGCGACATCGGCCTGATGGCCTACGGCGCCCTCTACGACAAGCGGTTCGACTACGCGGTGGGCATCTTCAACGGCACGCGGAACGGGTACGTCGACAGCAACGACTTCAAGGACGTCGCGGCGCTGATCAACTTCCGGCCGTTCACGAAGCGGGAGGGCTCGGTCCTGGAGAGCCTCAACTTCGGCGGCTCGGTCAACTCCGGCCTGCAGAACAGCGTGCCCATCCCCACGATCCTGCGGACGAACGTGCCGACGACGGGGAACACGGCGATCGGCCCCCAGTTCCTCACGTTCAACAGCAACGTCCGCGAGAATGGCCTGCGGAGCCTCTGGTCGCTGCACGCGGCCTACTACTATCGCCAGCTCTCGCTCATCGCCGAGTGGCAGGGGGGATACCAGAGCTACGCCCCGGCCTCGGACCTGACCCGGCGGACCCGGTTGCCGGTCGACAGCTACTACGTCACGCTCGCCTACTTCCTGACCGGCGAGACCGTCAGCGGCCGCGGCGTCCTGAAGCCCAATCGCAATTTCGACCTCCGCAAGGGGAAGTTCGGCCTGGGCGCCTTCGAGCTCGTCACCCGGTACAACTACCTCGGCATCGGCGACCAGGTCTTCACCGCCGGGCTGGCCGACCCCAACCTCTGGACCAACCACCTCTACACGGTGGACGTCGGCGTGAACTGGTACTGGTCCCAGTTCGTCAAGGTGTACCTTGGCTGGCAACGGGCTGAGTTTGGCAGCCCCGTGGTCTACGCTCCGGACCGCTTCCAGCGCACCAGCGACCAGCTCTGGATGCGGTTCCAGGTCTACTTCTGAGGCGACGACGGCCGTATCGCATCGATGACGTCCAGAGATCAAAAAACTCAGCCGTCGTCGAATTTTATAAACATCCAAGGCACCATCCTTGTCACGCCAGAGGTGGCCGTCTACTTTACATCCTCCGCATTTCGCGGTCTCGGTGCGGAAGCGGATCTCGAGGTCGAGCCTCCCGCCTCCATTATTCAGACATCGTCCGCGTCGAGGTCCAGGAGAATCATGATGCGACAGGAGATACGTGCGGGCGTGTGGGTCGCGGGTGTCGCCATGCTGGGGGCCATGCTGGGCAGCGGCGCGGCGGAGGCGGCCGGCATCAAGATCTCGCCGCTGCCGATCAAGCAGGTGGGCGACCCGATGTACGAGCTGCGCTTCGAGCTCTTCGCCAAGCCGGAGACACAGCTCTGGCCCAAATTCTACAATGGGAACGCGATGGCGGATTACGTCGAGCTCTTCGACGTGCCCAACGTGCGGGACACGTCCACGTACAGCACGCCCGGAGGGACGCCGAGCGGGCCGTGGGCCGTGTCGATCACGAACAACCCGGATCCGGCGACATCCGACGTGAAATTCAACTATGCCGGGGATCCGTTCGTGAATTCGAGCTCGACGGACGACGCGTACCTGGGCCTGTTCAAGCTCATCACGGTGGAGATCCCGGCCCTGCCGCCGAATTATACCACCACGATCATCTGGGAAGCCCGGGTCCATGACCTGGATGGCAACGTGGTGTTCGACAGCGGCACCGTCACGTTGAGCATGATCCCCGAGCCGGCGTCGGTCGTGCTCCTCGGACTGGCCGCCGCGGGCCTGCCGGGGCTCCTCTACCTGCGACGCCGCCGCGCCGCCTGAGCTCGAAATCAGGGCGGGGCCGGGCCCCGAACCCGACGCCGCCCTGTCCCTCTCTTCCGCCCGTTCATTCGCCGAGGGCGGCGTAACGCACCAGCCGGAACCGTGCGCCCTGGGCGTCGCGGATCCGGGCGGCGAGGGCTTCATGGAGCCCGGGCGTCCAGGCGCCCCACGCCTCGAAGAAGGCGGCCGCGGCGTCTCGGTCCCCCTCATACTGGACGGCGAGGACCTCGCGGAGCAAGGCCGTGACGGTCGCCTCGTAGCGGGCATAGTCGATCGAGAGACGGGCGGTCACCGGGTCGGCGGCGATCAGCTTACGGTCCAGGAAGTAGTTGAACTGGGCGAGCTGCATCGTCTGGTACGGCTGGTCCTTGCGGGGCTTCACGTTCTGGAGCGTGCGGCGGATGCCGCCGGCCTGCACGGCGCGGAGGAGGCCCGCATCGATCGCCCCGGATTTCGCCA from Aquisphaera giovannonii includes these protein-coding regions:
- a CDS encoding GNAT family N-acetyltransferase codes for the protein MADWQIREACRGDVPAMAALIEEFSRFMGELGDASELRLDAEALERDGFGPDPAFRGLVAERRGDVVGFLLHHPGYDTDAACRLLFVVDLYVTATARGMGIGASLMEEARKVARAGGAGQIVWTVDRRNTLARRFYEGMGARDVEGLDLMCWDVEVA
- a CDS encoding efflux RND transporter periplasmic adaptor subunit; protein product: MPSRTWPLGVGMVLIAGILVAAGLEGAGRRLGAQAALPALLAPGVTVATVRAEDVTVTERYVGEVRSRKRVDIRTLIKGHVLSAPVKEGQAVKEGDVLFRIEPAPGAPGGDRFALIKAPFDGLVGQLSRQEGSVVLAGEALTTLSDNSTMRVYFTVPEQRYLEYMSRRDEDEGKGSTVVELSLADRRKYPQAGKIGAIEAQFDDNGGIAFRADFPNPEGLLRHGQVGTVSMSRRLRGAVVVPQDATFEKLGRRYVYVVDGDRVAHAREVVARDELEDLFVVKEGVEAGEKIVSGGVRQVRDGDKVGP
- a CDS encoding alpha/beta hydrolase, producing the protein MNRTICLAVLAIACASAADAQTPGAAEIPLYPGVAPGSEKWDWEEKAVTTPNGRPIATDVVRPVLLHYPAEKGKAAGTAMIVAPGGGFRALMMSYEGADVARRLNAMGVDAFVLKYRLSHNAPGAPSRDEVVKLAGEDGRQAVRLVRAKAAELGYRRVGMIGFSAGGMVTCDALFGPAETRPDFAAIIYGAREARDIPSPAPPLFLAVAADDAGSAGRTVDLFTAYRKAKGPAELHVFQMGAHGFANKGGGADHFMDRLEEWLRVNELLPKG
- a CDS encoding DUF2867 domain-containing protein; this encodes MTSKHDSASRRAGPRPGPFEPLALPLKDVHRLPSSAPPGVVFDCVRRLGGEVGWHGTDGLWQFRGAIDRLMGGVGMRRGRSDPVDLLPGDAIDFWRVQAVEPGSRLLLRAEMKNPGIAWMEILVSPRGEGSELTLTVYFQPTPFWGRLYYASSYPAHWLVFQKMARDIVRAAERAGRRP
- a CDS encoding OprO/OprP family phosphate-selective porin, which translates into the protein MAAPFLAGALGILLAGVGVEVRAQEPAPAPPAPTPSPDGASREAQLEDEVRQLKDMVRQLSTRVEELSQSIPARPDGAATGSGAEAGPGAASGRAGAGAGANAGAGRSPSAGPSSQPDISASTGGSAAPRSVLDPRRTSRFNMPGMALDLPAKVKFGPGFEIQTEDTEYQLQFHNLTQMDGRFYTQAEQTPVHSTFLLPREWYIFSGRLGKPFEYYVAIAQGIDNVNLLDSYLNVNFDPRMNVKIGRYKTPFTYEFYGLGINAMPTPERSLFYNNFGLNRDIGLMAYGALYDKRFDYAVGIFNGTRNGYVDSNDFKDVAALINFRPFTKREGSVLESLNFGGSVNSGLQNSVPIPTILRTNVPTTGNTAIGPQFLTFNSNVRENGLRSLWSLHAAYYYRQLSLIAEWQGGYQSYAPASDLTRRTRLPVDSYYVTLAYFLTGETVSGRGVLKPNRNFDLRKGKFGLGAFELVTRYNYLGIGDQVFTAGLADPNLWTNHLYTVDVGVNWYWSQFVKVYLGWQRAEFGSPVVYAPDRFQRTSDQLWMRFQVYF
- a CDS encoding PEP-CTERM sorting domain-containing protein (PEP-CTERM proteins occur, often in large numbers, in the proteomes of bacteria that also encode an exosortase, a predicted intramembrane cysteine proteinase. The presence of a PEP-CTERM domain at a protein's C-terminus predicts cleavage within the sorting domain, followed by covalent anchoring to some some component of the (usually Gram-negative) cell surface. Many PEP-CTERM proteins exhibit an unusual sequence composition that includes large numbers of potential glycosylation sites. Expression of one such protein has been shown restore the ability of a bacterium to form floc, a type of biofilm.), whose translation is MMRQEIRAGVWVAGVAMLGAMLGSGAAEAAGIKISPLPIKQVGDPMYELRFELFAKPETQLWPKFYNGNAMADYVELFDVPNVRDTSTYSTPGGTPSGPWAVSITNNPDPATSDVKFNYAGDPFVNSSSTDDAYLGLFKLITVEIPALPPNYTTTIIWEARVHDLDGNVVFDSGTVTLSMIPEPASVVLLGLAAAGLPGLLYLRRRRAA